GCACCTACCTCGCCAACGAAAGCATCGCTCGCCAGGAAACCTTCGAGTTGACCTACCGCCTGCGTCATGCCGATGGCCACAGCGTCTGGGTGCGCGAGAAAGGTCGCGGCGAGCACGACGCCCAGGGGCGCCTGATCTGGGTCGACGGGTTCATCTGGGACATCAGCGAGCGCAAGGTCATGGAAGACGACCTGCGCCTGAGCCAGCAGCTGTTCAGCAGCGCCTTTGCCACCGCGCCGCAGGGCATGGCGCTGGTGGCCATCGACGGACGCTGGCTGGAGGTCAACGACGAGCTGTGCCGCATGCTCGGCTACAGCCGCGAGGAAATGCTCACCCTCGATTTTCAGCGCATCACCCACCCCGACGACCTCGGTGCGGACCTGCGCAACGTCGACGATCTGCTGGCCGGGCGCATCAGCGCCTACCAGATGGAAAAGCGTTATCTGGACAAACAGGGCCAGGTGCTCTGGGTACTGCTCAGCAGCGCGCTGGTGCGCAACGCCCAAGGCCAGCCCGTGCATCTGGTCGCGCAGATCCAGGACTTCAGCGATCGGGTTGCCGCCGAGCGCGCGATTCGCGAACGCGAGCATTACCTGCGCACCCTGCTCGACAACGTCATCGATGCCATCGTCACTCTCGATGACGAGGGCCATATCGAAACCTTCAATCACGCGGCCGAACGCATCTTTGCCTACAGCCAGGCCGAGGTCGCCGGGCGTGACATCGCCACGCTGATTCCAGGCATGGCCAGTGACACCCTGCGCCAAGGCTGCGCCAGCGACCAGATTCGCGAGATGGAAGGCCTGCGCCTGGGCGGCGAACGCTTCCCGCTGGAACTGGCGATGTCGCAGATCAGCCACCAGGGCCAGGTGCGCTTCATCGCGGTGATTCGTGACATCGCCGAGCGCAAACGCATCGAGCAGATGAAGAACGAGTTCGTCTCCACCGTCAGCCACGAACTGCGCACACCGCTGACCGCCATCGCCGGCTCGCTGGGCCTGATCAACGGCGGCGCACTCGGCGCCGTGCCGCAGGCCATGGCGCACATGCTGAGCATCGCCGAGGCCAACAGCCAGCGCCTGAGCACGCTGATCAATGACCTGCTGGACATGGAAAAGCTGGTCGCCGGCAAGATGCATTTCGACCTCCAGCGCAGGCCACTCAAACCACTGCTGGAACTGGCACTGCTGCATAACCAGCCGTATGCCGACCAGCATCAGGTACGCCTCGAACTGCACGCAGAGCATGATGTCGAAGTCCGGGTCGATACCCAGCGCCTGGCTCAGGTGCTGGCCAATCTGCTGTCCAACGCCGCCAAGTTCTCACCGGCTGGGGCCGTGGTGCAGGTGAGTCTGGAGACAATGGCTGACAAGCTGCGAGTCAACGTGCGCGATCATGGCCCGGGTATCCCTGCGGCATTCCATTCGCGCATCTTCGCCAAGTTCTCTCAGGCCGACGCCGGCGATACCCGGCAGAAAGGCGGCACCGGCCTGGGTCTGGCGATCTGCAAGGAAATCATCGAGCGCATGCACGGGCGTATCGGTTTCCACTCGGTGCCTGGCCAGGGCGCGACCTTCTGGTTCGAACTGCCGCGCGTCGATGAAGGCGAGACATGACGCCTACGCAAGGCTAACAAAGCTGTACCACACTGCAGATAGCAGCCAACGGCCGGGGAGACCGTGATGACTGAGCTCAAACGCATCCTGCATGTCGAGGACGATCCCTCGATCCAGGCCGTGGCCAAGGTCGCGCTGGAGGCCGTCGGCGGCTTTCAGGTATTGAGCTGTGCCAGTGGCCAGGAGGCGCTCGACCAGGTGCAGGGCTTCGCGCCGGATTTCATTCTGCTCGACGTGATGATGCCCGACATGGATGGGCCCAAGACCCTGGAGCTGATTGGCCAGCTGGTCGATACCGCACGCATTCCGGTGGCCTTCATGACCGCCAAGGTGCAGCCTGACGAGGTCGCCCACTACCACAGCCTCGGCGCCCATGGCGTGATCATCAAACCATTCGACCCGATGCAGCTCGCCGCTCAGGTACGGCAGATCTGGAACCAGCGTAATGGATAAACACGAAGGCAGCGCCATCCCGCAGGCGCTGCAACAACACTTGCAACAGCTCGGTCAGCAATTCAGTGAGCGCCTGAGCCAGGAGCTGCCCCAGCTGGCGCAACAGGCAAGGCAACTGCTGGAGGCCGATGAAGCCGAACGCACCCGCCTGCTGCAGGAGCTGCGTGATCAGTTGCACCGTCTGGCTGGCAGTGCCGGCACCTTCGGTTTCAGCCAGCTTGGCCAGCAGGCGCGCGAACTGGAGCAGCATGCCGAGCGCTGGATGGAGCGTCTGCTACGGCAACAACAGAGCCTCAACGAGTTCGTCGCTGCCTTGCAGGCACTCGGTGAGCAGCCGACCAGCGCTGGGGCCGTCACTGAACAGGCAGGCAAAACGCGCAAGCTGCCGCGCCAGGAAGACGGCAGCCGCACCATCTACATCCTCGAAGGCGAAGCCGCGTTTGGCGAGAACATGCGCCAGACGCTGAGCAACTTCGGTTACCGCGCCGAGCATTTCAATTCCACCGCAGGGCTCGACGCCGCGCT
The genomic region above belongs to Pseudomonas sediminis and contains:
- a CDS encoding response regulator yields the protein MTELKRILHVEDDPSIQAVAKVALEAVGGFQVLSCASGQEALDQVQGFAPDFILLDVMMPDMDGPKTLELIGQLVDTARIPVAFMTAKVQPDEVAHYHSLGAHGVIIKPFDPMQLAAQVRQIWNQRNG